DNA sequence from the Pseudodesulfovibrio sp. S3 genome:
GTCCCAGACCCCTGGACATGGACATCATCGCATGGGGAGATGTCCAAATGGACATGGACTTCCTGACCCTCCCGCATCCGCGGGCCAAGGAAAGGGCATTCGTGCTTGTTCCGCTGAAGGAAATCGCCCCTGATTTCGTCTTTCCTGACGGTACGAGTATCGACGAAGCACTTGATGCCATCGAATACAGGCAGGAAGGCAACAAAATCTGGCAGAAATCCTAACCGCAAAACCAACGAGGCAAACCATGCTGAAGTTCTTAGTCATTGGCGCAGCACTTTTTCTTGTCTACAAGCTCTTCATGGGCGACAAGAAGAATAAGAATATGCAAAATGAGAAGGTCGTCAAAGAAAAGGTGGCCTCTGGTGATATGGTCAAGGATCCTGCTTGCGGAACCTATGTCGACAAAGACAGCGACATCCGCGTCCGGGAAGGGGATAAGGTCCATGTCTTCTGTTCCTATGAATGTCGCGACAAATACCTGAAGCAGATTCAGGCCAAAACGACCGAAAAAGAAAATAATTAGCTTCTCCCAATTCCAATACGCATAGAAAGGCCCACACCAGGGCCTTTCTTTTTTGCCTAGAATCGTTCGTAAGCCATTTCAGGCTTCAGCATGACCCCCAACCCGGATTAATCCGTAAAAACCAGCACAACCCAATTTCAGCAACCGCATTCCAAGAACAGGGGTGAAAATCGAATCAAAAGGAATAGGGATTCAGCTTGGTAATGATTTAATTCTGCATCTTCAGCATGTTATATGTTTGTCTCATAATGTAAATTATGTAAACTTTTAACAAAGTAAGGGTAAAATCTGCCTGCAATTTACAACTGTTTTTTCCCCCCCACTCATTTTGAAGAAATCAATTGAACAATTGGGGAAACTGCCCATTGAGAGTTTTTTGAGGTCCTGATAATGTGACACACATCAAAACAGATAAAAGCCACTCACACGGCATTTGGAGAACAATGAAATCAAGACTGGTGCTCTCACTCATGATCGGCTGCCTGATTATAACCGGGATAACTCCCGTATTTGCTGCAGAAAAACAAACTTTCCAAGACTGGCTTGAGCACTATAGTGCCTGGGATCGCCTTGAACAAGAGTTCGCCCAGGAAACCACTGCCGACACCCCTGAAGCTGTCCTCAAGCGTGCCCAAGTCTATTTGAACTTGAATTCTCCTGAAAAAGCGCTTGAAATCATTGAAATGACGCCCGCTTTTGAAGGTTCGCTTGAAGCGGAACGTCTGTGGATGGGCGGACAGGCGCATCGCAGCCTTGGTGATCTGACAAAAGCTGTCCTGTGGTTCACCCAAGCGACTAAATTCATGGCCAATGACAATGAGATCAGGGCCAAATTCAAATCTGAACCGAATCTCGATACCATATGGCACGATGTCTGGCTCAAGATGTACTGGTCCTACATGGCCAATTACACCCTATCCAGGAATTCTCAAAAAGAAGCCTTGAATATGGTCATGACCGCCGGGCGCAAGGTCTGGGATAACAACTTCTGGAAAACGGCCAATTATCAGTTGAATCCGGTCGCTCAGGAGCAATCTCCCGAGCCAATGGCTGTCACATCCCTGGCCGCTCCGATTTCGATCGAGGATACCAAACTGATCGCACAAGCCATGGCCTCTGTTTCACTGGAAAAATTTGAAGAAGCCTCTGGTTTTATTTCCCAAATAACCCAAGAGCCTGGCCGCTCTTTCTGGTCTTCCATCCTTGCTTTTCTGGAACAAGGCAACCTCCCGGAAAACCTTGAAGTCTTTATTCAGGGAAACTACCTCAAAGCGCATGCTTTCTGGGCAGGAAACATTCTGGCCCCCTACTCCAAGTCACGCAGCCAGTGGTTCCTGGGAAATCCCGACTCTGCACCATGGACAAAATTCAGGAACAACCTCCTGACCATGCCTTACGTTGAAGCTGAAAAAGCCATCAACAACGAACTTGGATCCATGCTTATCTCTGAACAGACTGCAAGCCTTCTGAACAACTTCAAATTGGCTCTTTCTCTCTCCAACGGCAATTTTGTTCTATCCGCAACAACCTGGAATAACATCAATAAACAATCGCTTCCAATATGCCTTAGGTTGGCGGGCATACTGGCCTTCAAGGACAACTTGAACAAAGTCCTGCCGGAAAAACCGGCCGAAGCATACGCCCTGTACCCGATACTGTCCGCTCTTTCCGCTGCTGCCGGTCAAACCTTCCATGATAAAACCGAAGCCCCATTCTGGACCGCCGCACCTGCCGAGCAATTGCAGACCTTGTCGGAACAATACCCTCTTGACCGCCTGTTGCTCCTTGCCTATTGGCAGCAACATTTCACAAAGGCACCGTCCACGGACATGGCCAAACGGGCAGCCTTCGTGTTTGACGATTCCTCGTTCGGCATTCAAGGACTGCTCTACCTGGCCGATGACGCCGTAAAGGCAAAGAGGCTTCAATTGGGGGCCTTTTATTTGAATACAATCGACGAGTCCACCCTCCCCTCCAATCTGAAAATATCCTGGCTGGATATCAAGACCCGCCTGGAGCTGGATTCCGGTCGGCAGTCTGCCGCTCTGGAAACTTATAAGGAAATGACCGAAACCGGCGAACCCATTCCCGTAATGACCCGGTTGCGCATGGCGCTCCTTTATCAGCAACGCAAGGAATATCAGGCTGCACAGGATGAGCTGCTGACGATGTGGAAATCAAGCGCATCCATGACGACAACGCTCCAGGCCGAAACACTGTTCTGGCTCGGCGAGGGCGAACACGCCATGCGGAACACTGACAAGGCGCTTGATTACTACCTGAGGCTGGCCTGGCAGTATCCCCAAGAGAATATCTGGGCTTTGACGGCCATGTACCGTGCCTCCTTGATTTATGAAAAACGGGGAAAATACGAGACTGCCAAAAAGCTGCTCGGCACGGTCGTGCGCAATGCCGCCCGGCCTGAACAGCGCGAGGCTGCCAAGGCGCGCATAGACGCCATCGACAAAAAGATGGGCAAGGAAAACATCGATGCTACCGACAACGCTCTGGTCTATCCATTCTAGACCGGAGTGAAACAGTAGCTGCCTGGAACACAAATTCCGGCAGCATCATCCCCCTTTCGGCCTGCTGCAACGGCAGCAGGCTCATCGGCACAGGATCCGGCCCATCACGGCATCCATCCCAAACGTTTGAACCCGTCCTCAACCAGGATCAGGGCCAACAGGCACAGGGTCATCCCGAGAACGCGCATTATCCATATATATGACTTCCCTGTGATGAATGACCTTGATCTGCCCACGATAAGGGCCAAAATAATCTTTGATCCTACCAAACTCATGTAGAAACAACAGATGAACCCCACAAAAGCCCATACACTCCGGCTCATGGCCTTGTGAATGATCGGAGCCCCCACGCTTACCCAGAAGAGGTACGGATGGGGGCTGAACATGTTCACAAGAATTCCCTTGAACAATGGGACTGACGCTGCCTGTGAATAATCTACGCAAACTGGCCGTGTCCGCATGTTTTCATACCCCATATACACAATGAGTATTCCGCCCAGTATCGATATCCAGCCGAGAATATTGTCTAAACCGGAGAGTTGATCGAGCAGGAAAAGCACGGCCAGGATGATCGGAAGGTCCGAGAAAAGCGGGGATATGGCCATCTTCATGCCCGCCCCAGCTCCATGCCTCAGGGTTTCGGCTATGACCAGGGTCAGCAGCGGCCCTGGAGAGCAGCCCGCAGACAGTCCAAGGATCAATCCGATTGTCATAAATTCGAACATTCCGTGTGGCTACCTTACAACCACTGGGCAGATCAACACCTTTGCCCCCTTCACTGCCGATACAGTGTTTCCCTGCTTGACTCCTGGGCCCGAACACGTTCCAACGGGGGTGACTTATACTTCACCTGAAAGGACTGCACACCTCATGACCGACACCCATATTCAAACCATATCCCGCGAACTGTCCCTCAAACTTCAGCATGTCAAAGCCGTGGCTGTCCTCCTGGAGGAAGGAGCCACAGTGCCGTTCATTTCCAGGTATCGCAAAGAAGCCACAGGCACCATGGATGAGGTGGGTGTGGCCGGAGTGCGTGACAGGCTGATTGAACTGGCGGAACTGGACAAGCGGCGCGAAGCGATCCTTTCATCTCTGACCGAACGAGACCTACTCACTGATGACCTCAGACAAGCTCTCGAACAGGCCAAGGACAAGGCGCGGCTTGAGGATGTCTATCTGCCCTACCGGCCCAAACGACGAACACGAGCGGCCGTAGCCAAGGAACGAGGCCTGGAACCTCTGGCGAACGCCCTTTTCAGCCAGCGCGGCTTGGACCCTCAGCGTGAGGCTGCGCGATTCGTGAATCCGGACAAGGACGTGCCCGATGTAGCTGCGGCCCTGGCCGGGGCTCGGGATATCATTGCCGAAAACATCAATGAAAACGCCAACGCACGGGCAGCCATGCGAGCCCTGTTCGTCAAACGTGGCCGATTTGTTTCAAAGGTCGCCAAAGGCAAGGAAGAAGCCGGGGCCACCTACCGCGACTGGTTTGATTGGGATGAACCGCTAGCACGGGTACCCGGACACCGGGCATTGGCCATGTTTCGGGGGGAAAACGAAAAACTGCTCAAACTCTCCCTGCGCCCGCCCGAGGAAGAGGCCTCCTCCCTCTTGCGGAGCTCTGTCCTGCGCGGCAATGGCACCGACACCCAGGAGGTGGGACTGGCTCTTGATGATTGCTATAAACGGCTTCTCGGTCCGTCCATAGAAAACGAGGTGCGTGCCGAAGTCAAAAAACGGGCTGACGCTGAAGCCATCGGCGTGTTCGCAGCCAACCTGCGCGAACTGTTGCTGGCTGCTCCGCTCGGGCAAAAGCGTGTGCTGTCCCTGGATCCCGGATTCCGTACCGGGGCCAAGCTTACTGTCCTCGATGCCCAGGGCGCGCTCCGGGAACACACCACCATTTTCCCCACAGGATCGAAAAAGCAACAGACCGAGGCCTGCGAGACCCTCCGCGCCCTGTGCGCAAAGTATGAAGTCGAGGCCATTGCCATTGGTAACGGCACAGCAGGACGCGAGACAGAGACCTTTGTCCGGGAACTGAACCTCGGCATCCCGGCCGTACTGGTCAACGAGTCCGGGGCATCAATTTACTCCGCATCGGAAGTCGCTCGACGGGAATTCCCGGATCTGGACCTGACCGTGCGCGGTTCGGCCTCCATCGGACGCAGACTCATGGACCCACTGGCCGAACTGGTCAAGATTGACCCGAAATCCATTGGGGTGGGCCAGTATCAACATGATGTGGATCAGACTGCTCTCAAGAAGAGCCTGGATGACGTGGTGGAACGGTGCGTCAACTCGGTGGGCGTGGACCTGAACACCGCAAGTCGTGAGTTGCTTGCATCCGTTTCCGGTCTCGGCCAGATCCTGGCGGAAAACATTGTGACCCACCGCGACGAGCACGGCCCGTTCGGTTCGCGCCGGGAATTGCTTAAGGTCAAACGCCTTGGGCCAAAGGCATTTGAGCAGGCCGCAGGTTTTTTGCGCGTCAAAGGAAAGGAAGTGCTGGACGGAAGTGCGGTCCACCCGGAGCGGTATGCACTCGTCAAGCAGATGGCAAAAGACGTTGGCTGTTCCGTGGCCGACCTGATCAACAACGAAACGGCCCGCGAACGAGTAAAGATCGACAACTATATCTCTGAAGATGTGGGACAGCCGACCCTGCGAGACATCATGAACGAACTGACCAAACCTGGTCGTGACCCGCGTGCCGAGTTCAGTGCCTTTTCATTTACCGAGGGCGTCAATGACATCAAGGACCTGCATGAAGGCATGAAACTACCGGGCATCGTCACCAACGTCACCAAATTCGGCGCGTTCGTGGACATCGGCGTACACCGTGACGGGCTGGTCCATATCAGCCAACTGGCCGACAAGTTCATTCGCGATCCGTCCGAAGTGGTCACCGCAGGCCGCGAAGTCGAGGTAACCGTTATAGGTGTGGATGAAAAACGCGGCCGCATCAATCTGAGCATGAAAAGAAACGCCGGAGCCTAAACCTGCCCGCTGGCCCAGAGGACGGAGACATGACATTTCGTCTAGTTCTTTAGCAACTCAAAAAAAACAAAAAGAGGAAGGGTTGCAGCTTGTTAGCCGCAACCCTTTTATTATCGTGGTGCCGAGGGGGGGATTCGAACCCCCACGGAATTTCTTCCACTGCCCCCTCAAGACAGCGTGTCTACCAATTCCACCACCACGGCACGATATGCGTTGAGCTATTCGCTCTTGGCGTCTTCTCCGGCGTCCTTGAAGGTGATACCCGGCTTGGCCTGTTCAGCCGGCACCGTGGTTTCTACCGCCGTGTCACCCTGCAACATGATGGATTCTTCTTGAGAAACCTTGTTACCGGTCAGGATGTTATAACCGAGGGAGGTAACCAGGAAAACCGTTGCAAGGCCTGCGGTGACTTTCACCAGAAGTCCGCCTGCGCCGGAGCTACCAAACATGGTGCTGCTGCCGCCGCCAAAGATGACTCCCATCCCTTCATGGCCGGATTGGAGCATTACTGCGCCGATCAAAAATATGCAAGCCAAAACATGGATGACTATGACTATGGTTTCCACAATTCTTCCCTTTTCTTAAAACTTTTTCCGCTTGCAAAATCAGGCCAATACGATCTGACTGAAACTTTCGCTCTGCAAGCTCGCGCCTCCTACCAATACTCCGTCAACGTTGTCAAGCGCAATAATGTCGGCACAATTGCCCGGCTTGACGCTTCCTCCATACAATACCCTGATTTCATTACCATTATCACCAAAGATGGAGACAAGAATTTTCCGGGTAAAGGCGTGGGCATCCTCAATTTCCTCTGGTCCCGCCACCTCGCCGGTCCCGATGGCCCAAACCGGTTCATAGGCAACGCTCAACCTTTCGGGTGCTATATCAACAGGCACGTTTTTCAAACCCAAGCGAAGCTGACGCTCGAGCACCTCTTCTACCTTCCCTGCCTTTCTCTCATCGATCTTCTCTCCGATGCACAGCACGACCTTCAACCCGGCTTCCAGACCATAAGCGGTCTTGCGCCCGATATACTCATCATCCTCACCCAACACATGCCGACGCTCGGAATGTCCCGTCAGTCCATATGTCGCCCCAACGTCCAAAAGCATCTTGGGAGAGATTTCACCTGTAAATGCACCCTCTTCCTCGGTATAGTAGTCTTGACCGCCCGCAGAGAATCCTTCCACAGACTTCAGGACATCCCCCACTCCTTTGAGAACCGTAAAGGGGGGGAAAATAAGGACCTCTCTGTCTTTCGGCAGTTTGGACGCAGCCAGAGCAACCAGATCCTCAGCAGTGGACTTGGCGTCTTCCCAGGTTTTGAACATCTTCCAGTTGGCAGCCATGAGTTTCTTCATTTGTTCGAGCACTCCTTTAAAGCTTTAAATGCAGGCAGCTCCTTGCCTTCGAGAAATTCCAGGAAAGAGCCTCCACCTGTAGAGATAAAACTAAATTTATCAGCTAAATGAAGCAGATGAACCACAGCATCTGTATCACCGCCGCCAACAATGGTCAGGGCGTCTTCCAGGTCGGCTATGGCTTCACAGACCGCCAGCGACCCTTTTGCAAAGGCCGTTGTCTCGAACAACCCCATGGGGCCGTTCCATACCACGGTCTTTGCTTTTTTCAGTATGGAGATAAAGTTCTGTGTGGTCTCGGGACCGATATCCAGCACCAACGCATCAGAAGGGATGGCTTTGGCGGAACAGATACCCTCAGCCTTTTTTGCCTTATGGGTCTTTGCGTAGCGGAAATCAACGGGAAGGTGCAAGGCAGACCCCATGGATTCGGCCTTGGCCATGATGGCCTTGGCATCATCCACTAAATCACGCTCCACCAATGACTGGCCTACTTCATACCCCATGGCCAACAGAAATGTGTTGGCCATGGCTCCGCCGATGATGATATCATCCACCTTGCCGAGCAAGTTGTTCAATATTCCCAACTTGCTGGAAACCTTTGCGCCGCCGGAAACGCAGACATAGGGACGCTTGGGGGCCTTAAGAGCTTTACCGAGAAATTCATATTCGCGCTTGAGAAGGAACCCTGCACAGCAGACTTTTGCATATTTTGGAACATCCACAACCGAGGCGTTTTCTCGATGGGCCACACCAAAAGCGTCATTGACGTAGATGTCTGCCAGGGATGCGAGCAATTTTCCGAAATTCTCCCGGGCTTCAGGAGTCTTGCCGGTTTCCTCCGGGTTGAAACGGAGATTGTCAAGCATGATGACTTGACCAGGCTGAAGGGACGCAGCCATCTTTACGGCCTGGTCACCGATCCTGCCCGGAATTAGGGGGACGCATACCCCAAGAAGTTCCCCGATCCGGTTTGCCACCGACCCCAAGGACAGCTCTGGAACGACTTCGCCTTTGGGCTTGCCCAAATGAGCGCATAAAATGACAGCTGCCCCTTTGTCCAAAGCATATTGAATGGTCGGCAGAGAAGCCTTGATCCGATTGTCATCGGTGATGATGCCGTTTTCGATTGGAACATTGAAATCCACTCGAAAAAGCAATTTTTTTCCCGCTAAATCAATTTGATCGATAAACAACATATGCATATCCTCATGTTTCAATTATTCCGAAAAATCATATCGAAACAGTAACGCATCTTCCTTGGTATCAGGATAATAATTTTTGCGCACACCAATTCTCTTGTATCCGAATTTCCGATATAATGCCAAGGCCGGATCATTCGATCTCTTGACGTCCAAAAAGCTCTTTTTAATATTGCAACTCACACACATCTCAAAGCATTTACCAAGAAGAACCTCGGCCAGTCCCTGCCGCCTGTATTCCGGATGAACGGCTAGGTTCAGTATTTCCATTTCATCTACGATAAGCGAAAAAGCCATGTATCCGACCAGCGCTTCACCCCTTCTAATCCCCAACACCCGAAAGGCCTTATTCTTTAATCCAAGAAGAAACTGCTCTTGGGTCCAATGGTAATCAAAACACAGCCCCTCGAGATCAATAAGCTCCTGGACATCGGATTCGTCCAACAGCACCACTGTATCTTTCATGGAAAAACCCCACCCCTTCAGTTGGCTGGAAATGTCCAGGCATTATGTGTATACGGAGTTTGCAAGCAATTTAAAATATTATGAGAATATAACAACATGATTTTCAATAAAAAACCGATCGAAAACGAAGACAATGACCACAGTGTGGAAATCGTTGATAAAAAGAATCGCCCTCTGGCTATCCTTTCCAAACGCTCAGCACATAGACAACTGCTGATGCACCGTTCGGTTCAGGTCCTTGTTTTTAATCCTGAAAAGAAGATTTACCTGCAAAAAAGAAACAAAAACAAACAGTTTTTCCCGGGGCGCTGGGATATCTCCGCCCGCACCCATCCCCGAGCCGGAGAATCGACCTATGACGCGGCCCTTCGCGCCCTCCATGAGGAATTGAACCTGGAGATAGATCACCCGCAACTGATCAGGGAACTGCCTGCCAGTCCTGAAACCGGATTCGAACATGTCACACTGTATGCTGTCACTAAAAACACACTGCCGATTTCTCCAAACATCGAATTGGCTTCAGAGGGATTCTACTACTCACCGGAAGAACTGACTTGCCTGGTCAAGGAGTTCAGAGAACTGCTCACGCCGAATCTGGTTATCCTGTGGGAGTCCGGTCTGTTGGTTCCGGCCTAACCAGCGGTCAGCAACCTGCTCAGTTCCTCATGAATTCCACCGTTGGTCGCCAGAATGCTGCCTGATTCGAACGTATAGGGCCTGGATGTATCATATTCACTGACCATTCCGCCTGCTTCCTTGACGAGCAGGATTCCCGCAGCCGTATCCCAAGGATTCAAAGCCCGCTCATAGAACCCCTCAAAGCGACCGCAAGCCACATACGCCAGATCCATGGCGGCCGCCCCCGGCCTGCGAATGCCTCTGGTTAACGGCAGCAACACTTTAAGATTTTTAAGAATATCCTCAAGATTTTCTTCTATGTCATAGGGAAACCCAGTTGCCAGAAGGGACTTCTCCATATCCGTCTCGTCTGTCACAGATATGGAGTTTCCGTTCAGAAACGCCCCCTGCCCTTCCACGGCAGTGAACATTTCCCCCATCAGGGGCAGATTAATCACCCCCATCACAACACGGTCATGACGCCAAAGCCCAATGGAATTAGCCACAAAAGGCAGACCGTGAGCAAAATTGGTGGTTCCGTCCAAAGGATCGATTACCCAGGTGCATTTCCCAAGGTCGGTATTCTTGGCTGTTTCTTCCGCCAGAAAATCGGAATCGGGCAACAGTTTGATCAATTCTGACTTGAGCATGGTTTCAACGGCCAAATCAGTCTCGGTAACCAGATCGATCCTGCCCTTGAGACGGATTTTCCGGGTCCGACTTGCGCCGTCCTTGACGATATCACCGGCCCTGACAACGATTTCCTTGAGGCTTTCCATGATGCCATTGGCGTCAAACGTATCCATATGCGTCTCCCCTTAAAGAAAAAGGGCGGTAATGACCGCCCCTAAAAACTGTTTCAGATCAAATGGCTACGCCCTGCGCTGGACAAAAAACTCCACCGACCTGTTGTAGGTCTTTTCTTCTTCCACGGTAAAATAACAGGCTGGCAGTTCGCCCCGCTGCCGATGGTAATGGAGACATTCACAACATATGCCGTGCTTGTCGCAGTTGTAGGTGCAAGTGCAGTATTGTTCGTTTATCTTTGATCGTGGGCATTGATCTTTTTTCTTCATAATAACCCCCTCTCCAAAATGAATAACCAAGCCGATTTCATAAGATTTCAGATAATAGCCAACAGTACTGAGAGTGTCAATAATTCAAGACTATTGTTTCGTTATCGACGAGTCTGACCTCATACGACTGCCCGCCAGCAGCCAATCCGATAAAATCAAGAACAGATACGCAACACGTTGTTTTTCAGGCCATAAAAGTATATGATCACAAGATCACCATAAGGGGAGCATCTCCTCTGTGCATTTTTTGATCATGGATACGGTTTCAATGTGGGAAAAAGCATTCAGCCAGGCACCAGGCTACCAAAGAATAGAGAAAAACAAGTCTCAGACTATCGGCTTGAAAACCCTTGAGGAACTCAAGGATTTCATTGACTTTGAGCATATCAAGTACTGTCTTTTAAAACCGTATTTTGAAGTCAAGGATTATCCCTTGGTCGAGGCGCGCGAGCTGCTGCCCTCATTCGAGGTCGACCTGTACGAATACAAGTCCCTCCCCGGCTTCTCCATGGTGGCTTTCGAAAGGCAACTCAACTCCTTTCAGGAGATATTCCAGTTCGATGCCCTGCACTCCCTTTCGGATTGGGAGGAAATGCAGGTTCAAGACACGTGTTCCGTTGAAGAAAATGCCATCGCCACCAATATCCGCACCTTCCAAAGCCGCCTTCCCAAAAGATACCATGCCGCTTTTCTGAGTGAATTCGAATCAAAGAACATCTGCTCCATGCAGAGTTACGACCGAATACTCCCCTTCCTGCTTGAACTCGAACGTGCCCATGTCATTGCTCATGATTCCACGGGGGAATTCACTCTCCAGGGTATGTACGCTTCGCTGCCTTCAAATCTGGATAGCGAGCTCAAACAGTTTGGGCTGAAGATCGGCAAATTCAAGCCGGGCAACAATCTCATGTACGAATGCAATCGGCTGTTCGTCTATCAATTCATGATGGAATTGCACGGGTTTCCCATTGTTTCCGAACGGCGTACTTCTTCGGCCATGTTCGCCATCAGACTTCTGAGGCAGCATGAACGCTTCATCGTACGCGTGCTCGGCCAAAGCGACCGCACCATCACCACCATGATGTCGCCGCCGCCAGGCACCCCCAGGCGTTTGGCAAAATACCCCAAAGTGGAAAAAACCGCCCTTGTCCAAGTCCACGAAAACCAGAAGGATTTAGTGGAACTCCTTAAGGACCAAGGGTTTTTCGTTGATGACAAAAAACGAGTGGTCATCCTGAGGGTCACCTACCAGCAACACGACTACAGCCCGAAAAACGTGCGCGAGGACCGGGCCCTCTCCGTGCTCCGGCAGGAGGTCATTCATCCCATAACCGGACGCACCATTGAAAACCTGAACATCATCCAGAACGTGCGCAACATGATCCTGCGCCTCAACGACATCGTCCGCGGCGAATATCGCATTCCCGTTAATTACAAACGCAGCGAGATCATTGAAAGCACAGACACCCACGAGGACAGACTCAAGGCTCTCTACACATGGCTTTCCAAACACATGCATCGGATAGTGGATTATTCGGACGACTACTACTCTCAAATCGTGCGCGTACTCGACGGCTATCTGCTCGCCCCGGACAATTACGGCATTTTCAACGATCATTATGAATTGCACCAGGAAGTCTGGTCCAGATACGGCCAGATCCAGCAGGCCAGAAAAATCCGTATTCTTGAGGATCTCCGTAATCGCAAGTACAAGGGTGAAAGCATTTCCTACCACCGAATGTTGGAGCTGATGACAGAAATTCTCAACGAACTTAAATTTGAAATTGTTAATTATTTCGACAGGCTTGTCGTCAAAGTTTTGATAATAGGCAATGATGTGGTGTCCGATTCCTACCTGCTTCGCAAGTACATTCAGGTGGACGACAAAACGCTTTCACCATATGGACACGACATCAAGAAAATGTATCAACAACTGGTCATGCT
Encoded proteins:
- a CDS encoding transcriptional regulator; translated protein: MLKFLVIGAALFLVYKLFMGDKKNKNMQNEKVVKEKVASGDMVKDPACGTYVDKDSDIRVREGDKVHVFCSYECRDKYLKQIQAKTTEKENN
- a CDS encoding tetratricopeptide repeat protein; this encodes MKSRLVLSLMIGCLIITGITPVFAAEKQTFQDWLEHYSAWDRLEQEFAQETTADTPEAVLKRAQVYLNLNSPEKALEIIEMTPAFEGSLEAERLWMGGQAHRSLGDLTKAVLWFTQATKFMANDNEIRAKFKSEPNLDTIWHDVWLKMYWSYMANYTLSRNSQKEALNMVMTAGRKVWDNNFWKTANYQLNPVAQEQSPEPMAVTSLAAPISIEDTKLIAQAMASVSLEKFEEASGFISQITQEPGRSFWSSILAFLEQGNLPENLEVFIQGNYLKAHAFWAGNILAPYSKSRSQWFLGNPDSAPWTKFRNNLLTMPYVEAEKAINNELGSMLISEQTASLLNNFKLALSLSNGNFVLSATTWNNINKQSLPICLRLAGILAFKDNLNKVLPEKPAEAYALYPILSALSAAAGQTFHDKTEAPFWTAAPAEQLQTLSEQYPLDRLLLLAYWQQHFTKAPSTDMAKRAAFVFDDSSFGIQGLLYLADDAVKAKRLQLGAFYLNTIDESTLPSNLKISWLDIKTRLELDSGRQSAALETYKEMTETGEPIPVMTRLRMALLYQQRKEYQAAQDELLTMWKSSASMTTTLQAETLFWLGEGEHAMRNTDKALDYYLRLAWQYPQENIWALTAMYRASLIYEKRGKYETAKKLLGTVVRNAARPEQREAAKARIDAIDKKMGKENIDATDNALVYPF
- a CDS encoding LysE family transporter, producing MTIGLILGLSAGCSPGPLLTLVIAETLRHGAGAGMKMAISPLFSDLPIILAVLFLLDQLSGLDNILGWISILGGILIVYMGYENMRTRPVCVDYSQAASVPLFKGILVNMFSPHPYLFWVSVGAPIIHKAMSRSVWAFVGFICCFYMSLVGSKIILALIVGRSRSFITGKSYIWIMRVLGMTLCLLALILVEDGFKRLGWMP
- a CDS encoding Tex family protein, which translates into the protein MTDTHIQTISRELSLKLQHVKAVAVLLEEGATVPFISRYRKEATGTMDEVGVAGVRDRLIELAELDKRREAILSSLTERDLLTDDLRQALEQAKDKARLEDVYLPYRPKRRTRAAVAKERGLEPLANALFSQRGLDPQREAARFVNPDKDVPDVAAALAGARDIIAENINENANARAAMRALFVKRGRFVSKVAKGKEEAGATYRDWFDWDEPLARVPGHRALAMFRGENEKLLKLSLRPPEEEASSLLRSSVLRGNGTDTQEVGLALDDCYKRLLGPSIENEVRAEVKKRADAEAIGVFAANLRELLLAAPLGQKRVLSLDPGFRTGAKLTVLDAQGALREHTTIFPTGSKKQQTEACETLRALCAKYEVEAIAIGNGTAGRETETFVRELNLGIPAVLVNESGASIYSASEVARREFPDLDLTVRGSASIGRRLMDPLAELVKIDPKSIGVGQYQHDVDQTALKKSLDDVVERCVNSVGVDLNTASRELLASVSGLGQILAENIVTHRDEHGPFGSRRELLKVKRLGPKAFEQAAGFLRVKGKEVLDGSAVHPERYALVKQMAKDVGCSVADLINNETARERVKIDNYISEDVGQPTLRDIMNELTKPGRDPRAEFSAFSFTEGVNDIKDLHEGMKLPGIVTNVTKFGAFVDIGVHRDGLVHISQLADKFIRDPSEVVTAGREVEVTVIGVDEKRGRINLSMKRNAGA
- the secG gene encoding preprotein translocase subunit SecG — protein: METIVIVIHVLACIFLIGAVMLQSGHEGMGVIFGGGSSTMFGSSGAGGLLVKVTAGLATVFLVTSLGYNILTGNKVSQEESIMLQGDTAVETTVPAEQAKPGITFKDAGEDAKSE
- the tpiA gene encoding triose-phosphate isomerase produces the protein MKKLMAANWKMFKTWEDAKSTAEDLVALAASKLPKDREVLIFPPFTVLKGVGDVLKSVEGFSAGGQDYYTEEEGAFTGEISPKMLLDVGATYGLTGHSERRHVLGEDDEYIGRKTAYGLEAGLKVVLCIGEKIDERKAGKVEEVLERQLRLGLKNVPVDIAPERLSVAYEPVWAIGTGEVAGPEEIEDAHAFTRKILVSIFGDNGNEIRVLYGGSVKPGNCADIIALDNVDGVLVGGASLQSESFSQIVLA
- a CDS encoding phosphoglycerate kinase → MLFIDQIDLAGKKLLFRVDFNVPIENGIITDDNRIKASLPTIQYALDKGAAVILCAHLGKPKGEVVPELSLGSVANRIGELLGVCVPLIPGRIGDQAVKMAASLQPGQVIMLDNLRFNPEETGKTPEARENFGKLLASLADIYVNDAFGVAHRENASVVDVPKYAKVCCAGFLLKREYEFLGKALKAPKRPYVCVSGGAKVSSKLGILNNLLGKVDDIIIGGAMANTFLLAMGYEVGQSLVERDLVDDAKAIMAKAESMGSALHLPVDFRYAKTHKAKKAEGICSAKAIPSDALVLDIGPETTQNFISILKKAKTVVWNGPMGLFETTAFAKGSLAVCEAIADLEDALTIVGGGDTDAVVHLLHLADKFSFISTGGGSFLEFLEGKELPAFKALKECSNK
- the rimI gene encoding ribosomal protein S18-alanine N-acetyltransferase, which codes for MKDTVVLLDESDVQELIDLEGLCFDYHWTQEQFLLGLKNKAFRVLGIRRGEALVGYMAFSLIVDEMEILNLAVHPEYRRQGLAEVLLGKCFEMCVSCNIKKSFLDVKRSNDPALALYRKFGYKRIGVRKNYYPDTKEDALLFRYDFSE
- a CDS encoding NUDIX domain-containing protein, with translation MIFNKKPIENEDNDHSVEIVDKKNRPLAILSKRSAHRQLLMHRSVQVLVFNPEKKIYLQKRNKNKQFFPGRWDISARTHPRAGESTYDAALRALHEELNLEIDHPQLIRELPASPETGFEHVTLYAVTKNTLPISPNIELASEGFYYSPEELTCLVKEFRELLTPNLVILWESGLLVPA